One window from the genome of Saimiri boliviensis isolate mSaiBol1 chromosome 2, mSaiBol1.pri, whole genome shotgun sequence encodes:
- the LOC141582275 gene encoding uncharacterized protein LOC141582275 → MEFGLSWVFLVAIFKGVQCEVQLVESGGGLAQPGGSLRLSCAASGFTFSNYYMHWVRQATGKGLEWVCLIRNKANSYTTEYAASVKGRFTISRDDSKNMLYLQMSSLKTEDTAVYYCARDTLRGGPCGPGHKPPAGTLRGISCRGRSGATDQSQPQRQVQMEADFLSGSNADDAYRDEKSSTVVTSIRVLSTLSSAWRVFSNQTQDRNLREIPGLEQSLGILASDNGEAGPGLVSCRTSQFSPPVFSVGVIALQICCPALQTKALIS, encoded by the exons ATGGAGTTTGGACTGAGCTGGGTTTTccttgttgctatttttaaag gtgtccagtgtgaggtgcagctggtggagtctgggggaggcttGGCTCAGCCTGGGGGGTCCCTGAGACTGTCCTGTGCGGCCTCTGGATTCACCTTCAGCAACTACTACATGCACTGGGTTCGCCAGGCTacagggaaggggctggagtgggtATGTTTAATTAGAAACAAAGCTAACAGTTACACGACAGAATACGCCGCGTCTGTGAAAGGCCGATTCACCATCTCAAGAGATGATTCAAAGAACATGCTGTATCTGCAAATGAGCAGCCTGAAAACCGAGGACACGGCCGTGTATTACTGTGCGAGAGACACACTAAGGGGAGGCCCGTGTGGGCCCGGACACAAACCTCCTGCAGGAACACTCAGGGGAATCAGCTGCAGGGGGCGCTCAGGAGCCACTGATCAGAGTCAACCCCAGAGGCAGGTGCAGATGGAGGCTGATTTCCTGTCAGGAT CAAATGCAGATGACGCTTACAGAGATGAAAAGTCCTCAACCGTGGTCACCAGCATCAGAGTCCTGAGTACGCTCAGCAGCGCCTGGCGAGTCTTCTCCAATCAGACCCAGGACAGAAACCTCAGGGAGATTCCCGGACTAGAACAGTCGTTAGGAATTTTGGCCTCAGACAATGGAGAGGCTGGGCCAGGTTTGGTGTCGTGTAGAACCTCACAGTTTTCAC